The proteins below come from a single Dermatophilaceae bacterium Soc4.6 genomic window:
- a CDS encoding glycosyltransferase, producing MSTTPWQPTSLVAIPAFGSPELTDNVLADLARDGSLDDLRVQVVVVDNGGDYVVPAALRSPGAAGSRVTVHRPGHNLRWIGSANWALRAAVRDGLDLCVVLNNDTRLSPGFLDGLVTPFIGPAELEDDVALVAACYDDFWIHQRADVIPPTAADYEGRDVVRDVPFCDGTALAFAARRVLDIGGLDEVAFPRHGYGSDIDLALRVREAGLRCLVTERAYVSHLRRATMERTGQPSELNRAEILDGMDAKWPGGWRARAGLGPDSFPAHNTGSAATWYLEPVASTTT from the coding sequence ATGAGCACCACCCCCTGGCAGCCCACCAGCCTCGTCGCCATCCCGGCCTTCGGCTCTCCGGAGCTGACGGACAACGTGCTGGCCGACCTTGCGCGCGACGGGAGCCTCGACGACCTCCGGGTGCAGGTCGTCGTGGTCGACAACGGCGGTGACTACGTCGTCCCCGCCGCGCTCCGGAGCCCCGGTGCCGCCGGGTCCCGGGTGACCGTCCACCGCCCCGGCCACAACCTGCGGTGGATCGGCAGCGCCAACTGGGCGCTGCGGGCCGCGGTGCGCGACGGTCTCGACCTGTGCGTCGTGCTCAACAACGACACCCGTCTGTCACCCGGCTTCCTCGACGGCCTCGTCACGCCCTTCATCGGGCCCGCTGAGCTCGAGGACGACGTGGCGCTGGTGGCCGCCTGCTACGACGACTTCTGGATCCACCAGCGGGCCGACGTCATCCCTCCGACCGCCGCCGACTACGAGGGCCGCGACGTGGTCCGCGACGTGCCCTTCTGCGACGGCACGGCGCTCGCCTTCGCGGCGCGCCGGGTCCTCGACATCGGCGGGCTCGACGAGGTCGCCTTCCCGCGCCACGGCTACGGCTCCGACATCGACCTCGCCCTGAGGGTCCGCGAGGCGGGGCTGCGGTGCCTGGTGACCGAGCGGGCCTACGTCTCGCACCTGCGGCGCGCGACCATGGAGCGCACCGGCCAGCCGTCCGAGCTCAACCGCGCCGAGATCCTCGACGGCATGGACGCCAAGTGGCCGGGGGGGTGGCGCGCCCGGGCCGGGCTCGGGCCCGACTCCTTCCCGGCCCACAACACCGGCAGTGCCGCCACGTGGTACCTCGAGCCGGTGGCCTCGACCACGACGTGA
- a CDS encoding glycosyltransferase — translation MSSTGRVLYAGFATPHRSGGVHVMTQHVGLLRKHGIEAWLWLPGGADRPGWLDPDLPVVTGTTIPIGPQDLLVVPETPTVPGRDPAPGARTVIFNQNHFYTYAASPPGRSAPDFPTWALPPGVWAVSDESRDVLAATLPHLTVALVPNSVDGELFRPGRPTDEQTRQHEQPTRVTWFPRKRPREASLLRELLSHDPRLAGVELVELVDAPQAQVAGILSGTTVFVSLGHSESFGLPVAEALASGCLVAGYDGGGGAELFEAPGVWRVPDQRPLLLRDRVVDLVQRAGELTALHTANRAWVLERYSTDRTAAALLEAVEAARARPGADAVATHPAAWLDTLGPNFTAFA, via the coding sequence ATGAGCAGCACCGGTCGCGTGCTCTACGCCGGCTTCGCCACCCCGCACCGCAGTGGCGGCGTGCACGTCATGACCCAGCACGTGGGGCTCCTGCGCAAGCACGGCATCGAGGCCTGGCTGTGGCTGCCCGGCGGCGCCGACCGGCCCGGCTGGCTCGACCCCGACCTGCCGGTCGTCACGGGCACGACCATCCCCATCGGCCCCCAGGACCTCCTGGTCGTGCCCGAGACCCCCACCGTGCCCGGCCGCGACCCGGCCCCCGGTGCCCGCACGGTGATCTTCAACCAGAACCACTTCTACACGTATGCCGCGTCACCCCCCGGGCGCTCGGCGCCCGACTTCCCGACGTGGGCCCTGCCCCCCGGCGTGTGGGCCGTGAGCGACGAGAGCCGCGACGTGCTCGCCGCCACCCTGCCGCACCTGACCGTGGCCCTGGTGCCCAACAGCGTCGACGGCGAGCTCTTCCGTCCCGGCCGACCGACCGACGAGCAGACCCGGCAGCACGAGCAGCCCACCCGCGTCACGTGGTTTCCCAGGAAGCGTCCTCGGGAGGCCTCCCTGCTGCGCGAGCTGCTGAGCCACGACCCCCGCCTGGCCGGCGTCGAGCTGGTCGAGCTGGTCGATGCGCCACAAGCCCAGGTGGCCGGGATCCTCTCCGGGACAACGGTCTTCGTCTCCCTCGGGCACAGCGAGAGCTTCGGCCTGCCCGTGGCCGAGGCCCTGGCCTCGGGCTGCCTCGTGGCTGGCTACGACGGCGGGGGCGGGGCCGAGCTCTTCGAGGCCCCCGGCGTCTGGCGGGTCCCCGACCAGCGGCCGCTGCTGCTGCGCGACCGGGTCGTCGACCTGGTGCAGCGGGCCGGTGAGCTGACGGCTCTCCATACGGCCAACCGGGCCTGGGTGCTCGAGCGCTACTCCACCGACCGCACCGCCGCGGCGCTGCTCGAGGCGGTGGAGGCGGCCCGGGCACGGCCGGGGGCTGACGCGGTGGCCACCCACCCGGCCGCCTGGCTCGACACGCTCGGCCCGAACTTCACCGCCTTCGCCTGA
- a CDS encoding 2-hydroxyacid dehydrogenase produces MTTTTVVCLPDENAATMLGPVPDGVEVLIWDGTGPRPDRLAETTFWVPQVEDADALDEKFAALPALKVVQLTSAGVEDVLGHVPDGVVLCNARGVHGTSVAELVLAMILASQRRLPHFLDAQRESRWDLVEGDDLRDKRVLVVGAGDLGDETAKRLRAFDAVPVLVAHSARDGVHATAELPDLLPTADVVVLTVPLTPATTGMVDADFLRLMPDGSMLVNVARGKVVDTDALLAELVSGRLRAGLDVVEPEPLPSDHPLWQAPGLILTPHAAGHVRQAGPRAFALVAAQLRRFVVGDDLVNVVGDGY; encoded by the coding sequence ATGACCACCACGACTGTCGTCTGCCTGCCCGACGAGAACGCCGCGACGATGCTGGGACCGGTGCCCGACGGGGTGGAGGTGCTCATCTGGGACGGCACCGGACCCCGCCCCGACCGGCTCGCCGAGACGACGTTCTGGGTGCCGCAGGTCGAGGACGCCGACGCGCTCGACGAGAAGTTCGCCGCCCTGCCGGCGTTGAAGGTCGTGCAGCTGACCAGCGCCGGGGTGGAGGACGTGCTCGGCCACGTGCCGGACGGCGTGGTCCTGTGCAACGCCAGGGGTGTCCACGGCACGTCGGTGGCCGAGCTGGTGCTGGCGATGATCCTCGCCTCGCAGCGGCGGCTGCCGCACTTCCTCGATGCGCAGCGCGAGTCGCGGTGGGACCTCGTCGAGGGCGACGACCTGCGCGACAAGCGGGTGCTCGTCGTCGGGGCGGGCGACCTCGGTGACGAGACGGCCAAGCGGCTGCGAGCCTTCGACGCGGTGCCCGTGCTCGTCGCCCACAGCGCCCGCGACGGGGTCCACGCGACCGCCGAGCTGCCCGACCTGCTGCCGACGGCCGACGTGGTCGTCCTCACCGTGCCCCTCACCCCGGCCACGACCGGGATGGTCGACGCCGACTTCCTGCGGCTGATGCCCGACGGCTCGATGCTGGTCAACGTCGCCCGCGGCAAGGTGGTCGACACCGACGCCCTGCTCGCCGAGCTGGTGTCGGGCCGGCTGCGCGCCGGTCTCGACGTCGTCGAGCCCGAGCCGCTGCCCTCCGACCACCCGTTGTGGCAGGCGCCCGGGCTGATCCTCACCCCACACGCCGCCGGTCACGTCCGGCAGGCGGGCCCGCGCGCCTTCGCGCTCGTGGCCGCCCAGCTGCGCCGCTTCGTCGTCGGTGACGACCTGGTCAACGTCGTCGGCGACGGCTACTGA
- a CDS encoding nuclear transport factor 2 family protein, producing MTTTPLDPSTPTWRREPAEVAVRAVLDEHAAAHAARDVGRLLSLYDDAAVSYTLAPPLQQGPDSPYGTPEGIARWFGTFDGPVVIDYRDPVVTADGDVAFVHTLTRMTARSVGQPESFSLWYRSTFGLRRRVDGWRIAHRHESTPFHMDGSFRAAVELQP from the coding sequence ATGACCACCACCCCGCTCGACCCCTCGACCCCCACCTGGCGTCGAGAGCCCGCCGAGGTGGCCGTGCGAGCCGTCCTCGACGAGCACGCAGCCGCCCACGCCGCCCGCGACGTCGGGCGCCTTCTGAGCCTGTACGACGACGCCGCCGTCTCCTACACGCTGGCCCCGCCCCTCCAACAGGGACCGGACTCGCCGTACGGCACGCCGGAGGGGATCGCCCGCTGGTTCGGCACCTTCGACGGCCCGGTTGTCATCGACTACCGCGACCCGGTCGTCACGGCCGACGGCGACGTGGCGTTCGTCCACACCCTCACGCGGATGACGGCCAGATCGGTGGGTCAGCCGGAGTCGTTCTCCCTCTGGTACCGCTCGACCTTCGGGCTGCGCCGTCGCGTGGACGGGTGGCGCATCGCCCACCGGCACGAGTCGACTCCCTTCCACATGGACGGCAGCTTCCGTGCGGCGGTGGAGCTGCAGCCGTGA
- a CDS encoding YciI family protein, protein MKYLILIHSNPHFQERWDALTDAERENFGRGHLALSAELADTGELVVSEGLVDPAQATWVRSRGGETMTSDGPFAEVKEHLAGFYLVDCETAERAVEIGARIPDAVWGLVEVRAVLDMSGWDM, encoded by the coding sequence ATGAAGTACCTCATCCTCATCCACAGCAACCCGCACTTCCAGGAGCGCTGGGACGCCCTCACCGACGCCGAGCGGGAGAACTTCGGCCGGGGCCACCTCGCCCTCAGCGCAGAGCTGGCCGACACCGGCGAGCTCGTCGTCTCGGAGGGACTGGTCGACCCGGCCCAGGCCACCTGGGTGCGCTCACGCGGCGGCGAGACGATGACGAGCGACGGCCCGTTCGCCGAGGTCAAGGAGCACCTCGCAGGCTTCTATCTCGTCGACTGCGAGACAGCTGAGCGGGCCGTCGAGATCGGCGCCCGCATCCCCGATGCGGTATGGGGCCTCGTCGAGGTCCGGGCCGTGCTCGACATGAGCGGGTGGGACATGTGA
- a CDS encoding DUF6596 domain-containing protein: MGHVTLDAELRELAPRALGVLVRRHGSFEACEDAVQEALVAASRQWPEAGRPRNPLGWLITTASRRLVEGWRSESARRRREERYALEQPGAPGPGSAHDDTLPLLFLCCHPALTPTAQVALTLRALGGLTTAEIARGLLVPEPTVAQRISRAKSRIRAAGAHFVKPTDEEVAERLPAVLRTLYLVFTEGHTASSGPSLQRVELSTEAIRLARQLRAQLPDDGEVAGLLALMLLTDARRPARTTRQGALVPLAEQDRGRWDADMVAEGVALLSEVLPRAVPGPFQLEAAIAAVHDEAPSAEQTDWDQVLALYDVHILVAPGPMVTLGRVVAVAELRGPAAGLAELDVVATDPPLAGHYRVDVVRAHLLDRLGDRDGARAAYLRAAQGTRSQPEQQYLLVRAGGPGPAGTRVPGSEETAATP; the protein is encoded by the coding sequence GTGGGACATGTGACGCTCGACGCCGAGCTGCGCGAGCTGGCGCCGCGTGCCCTCGGTGTGCTCGTGCGCCGGCACGGCTCGTTCGAGGCCTGCGAGGACGCCGTACAGGAGGCGCTGGTCGCGGCCTCGCGCCAGTGGCCGGAAGCAGGCCGGCCACGAAACCCGTTGGGATGGCTCATCACGACCGCGTCACGGCGGCTGGTGGAGGGTTGGCGGAGCGAGTCGGCTCGGCGGCGGCGGGAGGAGCGCTACGCCCTCGAGCAGCCCGGCGCGCCCGGGCCGGGCTCCGCGCACGACGACACGCTGCCCCTGCTCTTCCTCTGCTGCCACCCGGCCCTCACCCCCACCGCCCAGGTGGCACTCACCCTGCGGGCCCTCGGGGGACTGACGACGGCCGAGATCGCCCGCGGCCTGCTGGTGCCGGAACCCACTGTGGCGCAACGGATCAGCCGCGCCAAGAGCAGGATCCGGGCGGCCGGTGCCCACTTCGTCAAGCCCACCGACGAGGAGGTCGCCGAGCGTCTGCCGGCCGTGCTCCGCACGCTCTACCTCGTCTTCACCGAGGGGCACACGGCCAGCTCCGGCCCGTCCCTGCAACGGGTGGAGCTGTCGACCGAGGCCATCCGGCTGGCCCGCCAGCTGCGGGCGCAGCTCCCCGACGACGGCGAGGTCGCCGGGCTGCTCGCCCTGATGCTCCTCACCGACGCCCGACGACCCGCGCGGACCACGCGTCAGGGCGCCCTCGTGCCGCTGGCCGAGCAGGACCGCGGCCGGTGGGACGCCGACATGGTCGCCGAGGGGGTGGCGCTGCTCAGCGAGGTGCTGCCGCGGGCCGTCCCCGGCCCCTTCCAGCTGGAGGCGGCGATCGCGGCCGTCCACGACGAGGCGCCGTCCGCGGAGCAGACCGACTGGGATCAGGTCCTCGCGCTGTACGACGTCCACATCCTGGTGGCGCCCGGACCCATGGTCACGCTCGGGCGGGTCGTCGCTGTCGCGGAGCTGCGCGGCCCGGCCGCGGGGTTGGCTGAGCTCGACGTGGTCGCGACCGACCCCCCGCTTGCCGGTCACTATCGCGTCGACGTCGTGCGAGCCCACCTGCTCGACCGCCTCGGAGACCGGGACGGCGCGCGGGCGGCGTACCTCCGGGCCGCCCAGGGCACCAGGAGCCAGCCGGAGCAGCAGTACCTGCTGGTCCGAGCCGGAGGGCCGGGCCCGGCGGGCACCCGGGTGCCGGGCTCGGAGGAGACCGCCGCAACTCCTTGA
- a CDS encoding PHP domain-containing protein, translated as MPAHDHSHNHPHDHPHGPDGHEHPHGPSLGSSADLPEATREALDLAIPDRELSPSGLGRRSFLTRAGLIGAAAAGGSVLAGTESAAADSVLAHDSGSGRAYQWLAGDHHIHTQYSPDAQYRVIDQVRHASAYGLDWMVITDHGSVTHAKLGVDQVNPDIVAARKVVKDETLVFQGLEWNIPAAEHGTVFVHPGSNEVAVLKEFENSFDGVVNGWTASSPDNERHALEGLDFLAGAVVTRRVQDAAFFANHPARKGLDSPHEIRGWRERQPKIALGMEGAPGHQAAGIKAPYGPGSGRGYYDNSPSADSFAGYPLESYITYGGFDWMTSTVGGLWDSLLAEGKPWWITANSDSHSIYLDDSVRGGAGSTAEFEALGHYVDPVHGLTGGKTTNGDFWPGYYSKTHVGAARSSYAAVLDGLRAGRVFVDHGGLVGGLEVGLRARDDKGPGSTLGSTVMPKRGTRLELVISVTPATLPNWAQFVPELARVDVVRGGLTGPASDRDSMSAPGTKVVLQRDVSGATGTVRIVLDLGVADEPFYVRVRGTDGKRSAPGLGGPSVDPAGPAADVLGDADPWSDLWFYTNPIWVLPR; from the coding sequence GTGCCTGCACACGACCACTCGCACAACCACCCCCACGACCACCCCCACGGCCCCGACGGGCACGAGCACCCGCACGGTCCGTCCCTCGGATCGTCGGCGGACCTCCCCGAGGCGACCCGCGAGGCGCTCGACCTCGCGATCCCCGACCGCGAGCTGTCGCCCTCCGGCCTCGGTCGTCGCTCCTTCCTCACCCGGGCCGGCCTGATCGGCGCCGCTGCGGCGGGCGGGTCCGTGCTCGCCGGCACCGAGTCGGCTGCTGCCGACTCGGTCCTCGCCCACGACAGCGGCTCAGGGCGCGCCTACCAGTGGCTCGCTGGCGACCACCACATCCACACGCAGTACAGCCCCGACGCCCAGTACCGCGTCATCGACCAGGTCCGGCACGCCTCGGCCTACGGTCTCGACTGGATGGTCATCACCGACCACGGCAGCGTCACCCACGCCAAGCTCGGGGTCGACCAGGTCAACCCCGACATCGTCGCCGCCCGCAAGGTCGTCAAGGACGAGACCCTCGTCTTCCAGGGTCTCGAGTGGAACATCCCGGCCGCCGAGCACGGCACCGTCTTCGTCCACCCCGGCAGCAACGAGGTCGCCGTCCTCAAGGAGTTCGAGAACTCCTTCGACGGCGTCGTCAACGGATGGACCGCCTCTTCGCCCGACAACGAGCGGCACGCGCTCGAGGGACTCGACTTCCTCGCTGGCGCCGTCGTCACCCGTCGCGTGCAGGATGCCGCCTTCTTCGCCAACCACCCGGCCCGCAAGGGCCTCGACTCCCCCCACGAGATCCGCGGGTGGCGCGAGCGCCAGCCCAAGATCGCCCTCGGGATGGAGGGTGCGCCCGGCCACCAGGCGGCCGGTATCAAGGCGCCGTACGGGCCGGGCTCGGGTCGGGGCTACTACGACAACTCGCCCTCGGCCGACAGCTTCGCCGGCTACCCCCTCGAGAGCTACATCACCTACGGCGGCTTCGACTGGATGACCAGCACCGTCGGGGGGCTCTGGGACAGCCTGCTCGCCGAGGGCAAGCCGTGGTGGATCACCGCCAACTCCGACTCGCACTCGATCTACCTCGATGACTCGGTGCGCGGTGGTGCCGGGTCGACCGCCGAGTTCGAGGCGCTCGGTCACTACGTCGACCCGGTCCACGGCCTGACGGGAGGGAAGACGACCAACGGCGACTTCTGGCCCGGCTACTACAGCAAGACGCACGTCGGTGCCGCCCGCAGCAGCTATGCCGCGGTGCTCGACGGGCTGCGGGCGGGGCGGGTCTTCGTCGACCACGGCGGTCTCGTCGGGGGGCTCGAGGTCGGGCTGCGGGCCAGGGACGACAAGGGCCCCGGCTCGACCCTCGGGTCGACGGTCATGCCCAAGCGGGGCACGCGGCTCGAGCTCGTCATCTCGGTGACACCGGCGACCCTGCCCAACTGGGCGCAGTTCGTGCCCGAGCTGGCCCGGGTCGACGTCGTGCGCGGCGGGCTCACCGGCCCGGCGAGCGACCGCGACTCGATGTCCGCCCCGGGCACCAAGGTCGTGCTCCAGCGCGACGTCAGCGGGGCCACCGGCACCGTGAGGATCGTGCTCGACCTGGGCGTCGCCGACGAGCCGTTCTACGTGCGCGTGCGCGGCACCGACGGCAAGCGCAGCGCCCCCGGCCTGGGCGGCCCCTCGGTCGACCCGGCCGGCCCGGCCGCCGACGTGCTCGGCGACGCCGACCCGTGGAGCGACCTGTGGTTCTACACCAACCCCATCTGGGTGCTGCCCCGGTGA
- a CDS encoding glycoside hydrolase family 2 TIM barrel-domain containing protein has translation MLPDIGVLRPWADPTCVALGRLPLSADLRREPTDPAYRLELDGDWSLRLFDTPEEVPADVVVPLPQALPADGWSRVAVPGNWTMQLPGDLPHYTNVQMPFPGPPPRLPDRNPTGVYRRRFAASRLWADRQVVLRLDGADAVHAVWLNGVFVGYGTDSRLPSEYDVTPHLVEGENDLVVVVVRYAAVSYVEDQDKWWMAGLHRSVRLEARPRTRVTDVVVTADWDAERGVGRADVRATVGFGGAPEPGWTVRTRLDVPGAAAATGEVPDVFAKPYVFLGHVVDTTWPDLTVDPWSAETPSLYAVVVDLLDPDGVVVDTVSTRVGFRRVEIRGADLLVNGQRIWVFGVNRHDHHPDRGSAVTVADMRADLEQMRRHNISAVRTSHYPNDGAFYDLCDELGFYVVDEANIECHAYNRTVCEDPTYRDAFLERGARMVARDRNHPSIVLWSLGNESGYGANHDALAGWLRRVDPSRPLHYEDAIRTQGWVDGGRAATDVVCPMYPEIAAIHEYGLKVAAGEADRPLIMCEYTHAMGNSNGSLADYWDVINTTAGLQGGFIWEWKDHGLRQSIDGTEGSRKRLAYGGQFGDEPNDGNFVADGLVSAELEPHPAMREVAWVHRPVAVGAHAGSLLVRNRQAFSDLSHLQGHWELIVDGESLGRGLLDTPSAAPLGESVVPYPCTVPEQGQALLTVTWVERGATWFAPAGHLVAWDQVVLRDEPVTARPPAGADPTASYGVSAIDEPRLHLWRAATDNDGFKLFGADPHDELMGGKALTHWLRWGLPDGDPETLVRHTVSRHDTGAGVEYRHVVEVPPELDDLPRVGVELSVDPRFDTVRWSGRGPHENYPDRNRSATLGRWESGVDEAPYLVPQEYGLRTDTTWVELADSATGDRLRLTSLGAPFHFSATRHSSRALWAALTSDGLVPDDRLVLCLDAAHRGLGTASCGPDVLDRYRITPGTYELAYVVQALPSASGQSPSVPSPEGPRR, from the coding sequence GTGCTCCCTGACATCGGCGTCCTCCGGCCCTGGGCCGACCCCACCTGCGTGGCCCTCGGCCGGTTGCCCCTCTCGGCCGACCTGCGGCGCGAACCGACCGACCCGGCCTACCGGCTCGAGCTCGACGGCGACTGGTCGCTGCGCCTGTTCGACACGCCCGAGGAGGTGCCGGCCGACGTGGTCGTGCCGCTGCCGCAGGCCCTGCCCGCCGACGGCTGGAGCAGGGTCGCGGTGCCCGGCAACTGGACCATGCAGCTGCCCGGCGACCTGCCGCACTACACCAACGTGCAGATGCCCTTCCCCGGCCCGCCGCCCCGCCTGCCCGACCGCAACCCGACGGGCGTCTACCGGCGGCGGTTCGCCGCGTCCCGGCTGTGGGCCGACCGTCAGGTGGTGCTGCGGCTCGACGGCGCCGACGCGGTGCACGCGGTGTGGCTCAACGGCGTCTTCGTCGGCTACGGCACCGACAGCCGCCTGCCCAGCGAGTACGACGTCACGCCCCACCTCGTCGAGGGTGAGAACGACCTCGTCGTCGTCGTGGTGCGCTACGCCGCAGTGAGCTACGTCGAGGACCAGGACAAGTGGTGGATGGCGGGGCTGCACCGCAGCGTGCGTCTCGAGGCTCGTCCACGCACGCGCGTCACCGACGTCGTCGTCACCGCCGACTGGGACGCCGAGCGGGGGGTGGGACGGGCCGACGTGCGCGCCACGGTCGGCTTCGGCGGCGCGCCCGAGCCGGGCTGGACGGTGCGGACCCGGCTCGACGTGCCGGGAGCGGCGGCCGCCACGGGCGAGGTGCCCGACGTCTTCGCCAAGCCCTACGTCTTCCTCGGCCACGTCGTCGACACCACCTGGCCCGACCTGACCGTCGACCCGTGGAGCGCCGAGACCCCCAGCCTGTATGCCGTTGTCGTCGACCTGCTCGACCCCGACGGCGTCGTGGTCGACACCGTCTCGACGCGAGTCGGCTTCCGGCGCGTGGAGATCCGCGGTGCGGACCTGCTGGTCAACGGGCAGCGCATCTGGGTCTTCGGCGTCAACCGGCACGACCACCACCCGGACCGCGGGAGCGCCGTGACGGTCGCCGACATGCGGGCCGACCTGGAGCAGATGCGGCGCCACAACATCAGCGCCGTCCGCACCTCGCACTACCCCAACGACGGCGCGTTCTACGACCTGTGCGACGAGCTCGGCTTCTACGTCGTCGACGAGGCCAACATCGAGTGCCACGCCTACAACCGCACGGTCTGCGAGGACCCGACCTACCGTGACGCGTTCCTCGAGCGGGGTGCGCGGATGGTCGCTCGCGACCGCAACCACCCGAGCATCGTCCTGTGGAGCCTCGGTAACGAGAGCGGCTACGGCGCCAACCACGACGCCCTCGCCGGCTGGCTGCGCCGGGTCGACCCGAGCCGGCCGCTGCACTACGAGGACGCGATCCGCACGCAGGGCTGGGTCGACGGCGGCCGTGCCGCGACCGACGTGGTCTGCCCGATGTATCCCGAGATCGCGGCCATCCACGAATACGGCCTCAAAGTTGCTGCAGGAGAGGCGGATCGGCCGCTCATCATGTGCGAGTACACCCATGCGATGGGCAACAGCAACGGCTCGCTCGCCGACTACTGGGACGTCATCAACACCACGGCCGGGCTGCAGGGTGGCTTCATCTGGGAGTGGAAGGACCACGGGCTGCGCCAGAGCATCGACGGGACCGAGGGCAGCCGCAAGCGGCTCGCCTACGGCGGTCAGTTCGGTGACGAGCCGAACGACGGCAACTTCGTCGCCGACGGGCTCGTGTCGGCCGAGCTCGAGCCGCACCCGGCCATGCGCGAGGTGGCGTGGGTGCACCGACCGGTGGCGGTGGGGGCCCATGCGGGCAGCCTGCTGGTGCGCAACCGTCAGGCCTTCTCGGACCTCAGCCACCTGCAGGGCCACTGGGAGCTGATCGTCGACGGGGAGAGCCTCGGACGGGGGCTGCTCGACACCCCGAGCGCTGCACCCCTGGGCGAGTCGGTGGTGCCCTACCCGTGCACCGTGCCGGAGCAGGGTCAGGCGCTCCTGACCGTCACGTGGGTCGAGCGCGGGGCGACGTGGTTCGCCCCCGCCGGCCACCTCGTGGCCTGGGACCAGGTCGTGCTGCGCGACGAGCCGGTCACCGCCCGGCCGCCGGCCGGCGCCGACCCCACAGCGTCGTACGGCGTCTCGGCGATCGACGAGCCGCGCCTGCACCTGTGGCGGGCCGCCACGGACAACGACGGCTTCAAGCTCTTCGGGGCCGACCCGCACGACGAGCTGATGGGCGGCAAGGCGCTGACCCACTGGCTGCGGTGGGGGCTGCCGGACGGTGACCCCGAGACGCTGGTGCGGCACACGGTGTCGCGCCACGACACCGGTGCGGGGGTGGAGTACCGCCATGTCGTCGAGGTGCCGCCCGAGCTCGACGACCTGCCCAGGGTCGGGGTCGAGCTGAGCGTCGACCCCCGCTTCGACACAGTGCGGTGGTCGGGTCGCGGCCCCCACGAGAACTACCCCGACCGCAACCGGTCGGCCACCCTCGGCCGGTGGGAGTCGGGGGTCGACGAGGCGCCCTACCTCGTGCCGCAGGAGTACGGCCTGCGGACGGACACGACGTGGGTCGAGCTCGCCGACAGCGCGACCGGCGACCGGCTGCGGCTGACGAGCCTCGGTGCGCCGTTCCACTTCTCGGCGACCCGCCACTCGTCGCGCGCCCTGTGGGCAGCCCTGACGAGTGACGGGTTGGTGCCGGACGACCGGCTGGTGCTGTGCCTCGACGCGGCCCACCGCGGGCTGGGGACGGCGAGCTGTGGGCCCGACGTGCTCGACCGCTACCGGATCACCCCGGGGACCTACGAGCTGGCCTACGTGGTGCAGGCCCTGCCGTCAGCCTCCGGCCAGTCGCCGTCGGTCCCGTCGCCGGAGGGGCCGCGTCGCTGA